The segment TTTGCGGGAAACGCCTCTTTGTTGGCGGCGAGCCCGGCGCGTGCCTCGTCCAGTGTCGCGAAAATCCCTACGATCACGCGATGCCGGGTAGGCGCCTTGAGTACGGCGGATCTGTAGCCTTTATCTACATACTCCTGTCTGACACCATCGGCGGGGTCCAGCTCCGGAAACGAGGCCACGACGAGCACCCACCCCTCCGCCGTGAGATCGATTGGCTCCGGGCCCTTGAGCTGGCGCTCTTCCGGACTCAGGGCATCAAGCACCGCCTGCTGCTCGATCTCTTCGACCATTTGGAGGGCCTGCCCTTCCGGACGCAGCTCGGCGATCGCTTTGAGACGACGATTGGCGACATCGGCATAAGGCGTTCGGGGATACCGTTCCACGATCTCGCCGTACAACCTGTCGATTCGTATCGGCGCCCAGACCGGGCGGATAGCGGACATCTTTTCGGCCAGCGTCAGGGGCGTCCGGTTCGGGATAACCCGGGCGGATTCTACAGCGATGGCCAGGCTGTCCGGGGCCGGTCCTACCACGTCGAGGCTATCTCGGGCGGCATCAAGGGTATCTTGCGCGACGCGGGGATCGGTCATCGATGGGGCCAGGGTATCGGCCGGCGCGAGGGCCAGGGTATCGGCCGGCGCGAGGGCCAGCGAATCCATCGGCGCATCTTCGGTCGTGGTTTTCGGCGCGGCGGGTGACGCTTGCGTCCTGACCGGGCGACGGACCGTTGGCGTAGCGACCGGCTGGTTGGCCGGGGCGGAGGCACCAGATGCCGCGGGCTCAACCGGTTTTGCGGCGCGGAGAGAATCCACAAACGCGTATCCGGCCAGCAGCGAATCCGGAAGATCGGGCAGCGGCAGGGCGTAGATATCGAGGCTATCCGTCATCGCCCATTCCAGGTACATCGCGCCGACGGCCAGCCAGGCGCGCGGCGCCATATCGCTAAGGGGGAACGACTCGGCGGCGGTCAGCATGTCGGTGATCGCCTGCGCGTACTGTCGCGCGCTCCATCGATCGTAGGCGCGATCATAGGCGGCATCGGCGAGACTCGTCGAATCGGGGGCGTCTTCGACCAGGGTGGGAGCCATGCCGAGTTGGCCCCTCACCCGATCGGAAAAGTCGTTATTCGGGAAGAGATCGAGTACCCGCGCATACAGGTTGCTCGCCGAAAGGCTGTCACCCAGGGCACGCTGAACTTCAGCAAGGGCGTAGTACGCGCGCTGCGCGACGGGTAGATCGCCCGTATCCTCGATCACCATACGGTACCAGGCCGCGGCGGAGTCCGGCCGCTCCATGGAAAGAAAGAGCACGTTGGCGAGTTCGTATCGAATCTGGGCGCGTTGTTCTTCCATGGCGGACCGAGTGGCTTCGTCGCGCGGTACTTCCGAGAAGTCGACTTCGGGCAGTTCCATCTCATCGAGGAGCTGCTGGCGGGCGCTGATCACGGTCGAGTCGGTCGCGAGCCCACTTTGCGCCTGCACCGAAGAGTTCACCGCGTCGAGCCGGCGCCAGTTTTCAACCCGGGGACGATCGCCCCACCGGGCAATGAAGTTGAGCCGGCCCTCCTGAAGACGGATTCGATCCTTGTAAAACAAAAACCCGGAATCTGAATCTCCCTGGGCGATCGCATCGGCAAACGCGTCAAGCTGTTTGCCGCTGCTTTCGGCTACGGTTGAAATCGCCTGAAACTGCTGCTCGGCCTGACGACGCGCTTGCGCGCGTTGTTCTTCCAGGATCTCTTCGCCGCGTTTCTTCCGCAGGTCCAGGATAAAGGCATCGAAGGATTCCTCATCCATCTCCCCGAGACGCATGAGGGAGTCGACATGCACAAGTTTATCATGTACCGTAGAAAAGCTACCGAACACTTCGGCCTGTTTCTCGCCGTCGGTGATGGCCTCCGGCGCATACTGGATGGCGGCGGCGGTGGCCGGCCGGCGCGCGGTCGACTGCAGGGATCCACGCGCCGTGTCGAAGTGGGCCGCGGCGTAGTTGAAGTCTACGTACTCATCCCGATACAACTCGCCGATCGCATGGTGAAGCTTGCCCCTGATGGCCGTGGCGTTGATGGTCCGATCCTCGGTATACAGCAGCCCATCGTAGATCTCGTAGGCCTCATTCGGCAGACGCATGGCTTGGAATACACGGCCGCGGAAGTAGGCCAGTTCGGCGCGGCTTTCGAAGTTTTTGTCGTCACGTTCCATGGAGCGCACGAGGCGGAGCGCCCGAACGGAATTACCATGCTGGGCTTCGACACGGATTTCGCTGACGAGGGCCGCGTAATACAGGGCATACTCGGGCTTGAAGTCCTGCACGCGCGCATACGCCAGGAGCGCCTTATCGTACTGGTCGAGCGTTTCATATACCTGGCCCAGCAAAAACGTGGCGCGGCCGGCGGTCGTCCGGTCGGGCGCCCGTTCCAGGCCGCGCTCGAGTTCGAGAGCGGCTTCCTCCCAGGCGCTACGACGCACGTGCAGTTCCCCGAGGGCCAGCCGGAGTTGCGCCTCCCATTTTCGTGAAAGCCCCTCCACACTCAGGCTAAATTCGATGTGATTGATCGCGTCGTCGAAGGAGTTCGAGGCAATCAGGGTGCGGGCGAGCCAGAAGCGGGACTCGTCTCCGAGATCGCCGCCGATCGAAATCACTTCCTGGAATTTCTCCTCGGCGCCGACGTAGTTCTCCAGATAGAAGTACGATTTCCCGATCAGCAGCAGCGCATCGTCCACCCACTTGGAACCCTGGTTCTCGCGCAATACGTCCGCGCTCTTCTTGATGGCCTCGTTGAAGTTCTGCTCGTTCGACACCCGTTCCGGTTTATGGAAGACCGAGAGGTAGACCGTGCGGTCGATGCCCTGATTCGCAGTCCGCTCGATGGCCCGCACACCCTCGGCGTACTGTTTCCGGGCATTATAAAACGTATTGTAGTACGCCGTGAAGTTATCGTAACGGCGACCGATGAAGGACTCCTGCTTGCATCCGGCGGCCAGCAGGACGACCCCGATGATCAAGAGGATGCGGCCGGCTGGGAGGCGGCGCCCATGGCGAGTCATCATGTGGTGTTCTGGTTTGCAGGCGTGCACATGGTCAGGCATGTGCTGTGGGGCTCCCCTGGTGGGTCGACGTATCGCCATTGGACCTGTTGCAGGAACCGCCAGCAGCGGGATTCAGACCTGGGTGACGTGGATCATATTCGTACGTCCGCGGGCGGGGAGCGGCATGCCGGCCGTGACCACCACACGATCCCCCGGCGCCACGAGATTGTGCTTCTTGAGCAAATCGTGCACCAGCTTCACCCCCTGGTCGGTGTCTCGTTGAAAGGGAATGGCAAATGCTTTTGTTCCCCACAACAGCGCCAGCTGCTTGACGACCTTTTCGTGATTGGTAAAGGCATAAAGCGGCATTCCCGGGCGGTGGCGAGCGATCGAGCGGGCCGTGGTGCCCGAGCTCGTCAGGCAGGCGATGGCGCTCGCGCCTACCTGACAGGCGAGCTGATAGGCGGTATAACTGACGGACTCCGTGAGCGCCTTCGAGATCCACTCCGCCTCCGGCCCGAGCGGCATCTGAAAGCCCAGGCGCTCGGTTTCGAGGATGATCTGTGACATGGCTTCTACGACGCGCGTCGGGTGTTTGCCGGCGGCGGTCTCGCCCGAGAGCATCACCGCGTCGCTGCCATCTAACACGGCATTGGCGACATCGCTCGCTTCGGCGCGGGTGGGTCGTGGGTTTTCGATCATGCTTTCGAGCATCTGCGTTGCCGTGATGACGGGCTTCGCGGCGCGCCGGCACTTGTTGATGATCATCTTCTGGGTAACCGGCACCTGGGCCATCGGCATTTCGATCCCGAGGTCGCCGCGCGCGACCATGATGCCATCCGCCCGTTTGAGGATTTGATCGATGTTCATGACCGCCTCCGGTTTCTCGATCTTGGCAATGACCTGCACGGCCTTGCCGCTAGTCCGGATTCGCTGCACGAGGTTTGTCACGTCGGACTCATCCCGCACGAACGAGAGTGCGATGAGATCGACATCCATCGACAGGCCAAACTCGAGATCGGCGATGTCTTTTTCGGTCAGTGCCGGCGTGCTCGTACGGATGTGCGGCAGGTTCACGCCTTTGCGGGAGCGGAGCATGCCGCCGACGATGACCTCGGTGATGACATCCCGGCCGACGATCTCCATCACCTGGAGTTCGAGTAGTCCATCGTCGAGCAGGATGCGGCCGCCGGCGTCGATATCCCTAGCGAGGGTGGAATAACTCACATAAATGCGCTCTCCGCTGTTGTCCGCCGGGTCGGGCGAGAGGATGAGGCGCTGGCCTTTATGAATGAGGATCGCCCCGTTTTCGATGTCTCCGACGCGAATTTTAGGCCCCTGAAGGTCCTGGAGGATCGCCACATCGCGGCCGGCGGCGGCGGCGGCCTCGCGCACGTCCAGGATTCGCCGCCGATGGTCCTCGTGGGAGCCGTGGGAGAAGTTGAGCCGAGCCACGTCCATCCCGGCATCGACGAGCGCGCGAATCATGCCGGGGTCGGAAGAAGAGGGGCCGAGCGTACAAATAATCTTCGTGCGGCGTGACATGGAGGTGTCCTGAAAGGCTGATGAGCGTGAAGGGTGTGCGTCAGATATGGCTCACATCAACCGCATATCGCTCACTTTGATTCGAGCACTCCCACCCCACCTCACCTGTGAAGAAAGGAACTGTGTTAACCGATAGTTAAAGTTGTAAATTGTGCCCCGGCCAAGAACTTGCCCTCCTTCTGCCCGGTTTTCAGCATGGACCCTTCCTGTGAACACGTAACGCC is part of the Rhodothermales bacterium genome and harbors:
- a CDS encoding tetratricopeptide repeat protein, with protein sequence MMTRHGRRLPAGRILLIIGVVLLAAGCKQESFIGRRYDNFTAYYNTFYNARKQYAEGVRAIERTANQGIDRTVYLSVFHKPERVSNEQNFNEAIKKSADVLRENQGSKWVDDALLLIGKSYFYLENYVGAEEKFQEVISIGGDLGDESRFWLARTLIASNSFDDAINHIEFSLSVEGLSRKWEAQLRLALGELHVRRSAWEEAALELERGLERAPDRTTAGRATFLLGQVYETLDQYDKALLAYARVQDFKPEYALYYAALVSEIRVEAQHGNSVRALRLVRSMERDDKNFESRAELAYFRGRVFQAMRLPNEAYEIYDGLLYTEDRTINATAIRGKLHHAIGELYRDEYVDFNYAAAHFDTARGSLQSTARRPATAAAIQYAPEAITDGEKQAEVFGSFSTVHDKLVHVDSLMRLGEMDEESFDAFILDLRKKRGEEILEEQRAQARRQAEQQFQAISTVAESSGKQLDAFADAIAQGDSDSGFLFYKDRIRLQEGRLNFIARWGDRPRVENWRRLDAVNSSVQAQSGLATDSTVISARQQLLDEMELPEVDFSEVPRDEATRSAMEEQRAQIRYELANVLFLSMERPDSAAAWYRMVIEDTGDLPVAQRAYYALAEVQRALGDSLSASNLYARVLDLFPNNDFSDRVRGQLGMAPTLVEDAPDSTSLADAAYDRAYDRWSARQYAQAITDMLTAAESFPLSDMAPRAWLAVGAMYLEWAMTDSLDIYALPLPDLPDSLLAGYAFVDSLRAAKPVEPAASGASAPANQPVATPTVRRPVRTQASPAAPKTTTEDAPMDSLALAPADTLALAPADTLAPSMTDPRVAQDTLDAARDSLDVVGPAPDSLAIAVESARVIPNRTPLTLAEKMSAIRPVWAPIRIDRLYGEIVERYPRTPYADVANRRLKAIAELRPEGQALQMVEEIEQQAVLDALSPEERQLKGPEPIDLTAEGWVLVVASFPELDPADGVRQEYVDKGYRSAVLKAPTRHRVIVGIFATLDEARAGLAANKEAFPANTWFLDLRNPR
- the pyk gene encoding pyruvate kinase, whose protein sequence is MSRRTKIICTLGPSSSDPGMIRALVDAGMDVARLNFSHGSHEDHRRRILDVREAAAAAGRDVAILQDLQGPKIRVGDIENGAILIHKGQRLILSPDPADNSGERIYVSYSTLARDIDAGGRILLDDGLLELQVMEIVGRDVITEVIVGGMLRSRKGVNLPHIRTSTPALTEKDIADLEFGLSMDVDLIALSFVRDESDVTNLVQRIRTSGKAVQVIAKIEKPEAVMNIDQILKRADGIMVARGDLGIEMPMAQVPVTQKMIINKCRRAAKPVITATQMLESMIENPRPTRAEASDVANAVLDGSDAVMLSGETAAGKHPTRVVEAMSQIILETERLGFQMPLGPEAEWISKALTESVSYTAYQLACQVGASAIACLTSSGTTARSIARHRPGMPLYAFTNHEKVVKQLALLWGTKAFAIPFQRDTDQGVKLVHDLLKKHNLVAPGDRVVVTAGMPLPARGRTNMIHVTQV